A single genomic interval of Gammaproteobacteria bacterium harbors:
- a CDS encoding ribonucleotide-diphosphate reductase subunit beta — MPLLEERIAYKPFEYPWAYEAWLTQQRIHWLPEEVPLADDVRDWRQTL; from the coding sequence ATGCCTCTGCTTGAGGAACGGATCGCCTACAAGCCCTTCGAGTACCCCTGGGCCTATGAGGCCTGGCTGACCCAGCAGCGCATCCACTGGCTGCCCGAGGAGGTGCCGCTGGCCGACGACGTCCGCGACTGGCGGCAGACGCTC